The following proteins are encoded in a genomic region of Paenibacillus sp. FSL R7-0273:
- a CDS encoding YutD family protein encodes MIVIGGKGYELMLDHKDGWNPEAFRGRYSEVLDRYDYIIGDWGYSQLRLKGFFRDNHPKVNRDTAISGMVDYINEYCNFGCAYFVLHKSKEMPKEGEYKDILIKEVSEPAAAAEDSKPEQTEPAATVRVHREGPNRAADRNKDGGAGREHAGSGKERPVREHQSRNHRNKDAQGKKSYKDSQNRQHNQKQNHNQKENHNQKENHNQKDNANQNQKDNANQNQKDNANQNQSNNPSI; translated from the coding sequence TTGATCGTTATAGGTGGAAAAGGCTACGAGCTGATGCTCGACCATAAAGACGGCTGGAACCCGGAGGCATTCCGCGGGCGGTACAGCGAGGTGCTGGACCGTTATGATTATATTATTGGTGACTGGGGCTACAGCCAGCTGCGGCTGAAGGGGTTTTTCCGGGATAACCATCCCAAGGTAAACCGTGATACGGCGATTTCCGGCATGGTTGATTATATTAATGAATACTGCAACTTCGGCTGCGCGTATTTTGTGCTGCATAAATCGAAAGAAATGCCCAAAGAAGGGGAATACAAGGATATTCTGATCAAAGAGGTTTCTGAACCCGCAGCGGCGGCGGAGGATTCCAAGCCGGAGCAGACGGAACCTGCGGCAACGGTCAGAGTACACCGTGAAGGCCCGAACAGAGCTGCGGACCGTAACAAGGACGGGGGAGCCGGCAGAGAGCATGCAGGCTCAGGTAAAGAGCGGCCTGTACGCGAGCATCAGAGCCGGAATCACCGGAACAAGGATGCACAAGGCAAGAAGAGCTATAAGGACTCCCAGAACAGGCAGCATAATCAGAAACAGAACCACAATCAGAAAGAGAATCACAACCAGAAAGAGAATCACAACCAGAAAGACAATGCGAACCAGAACCAGAAAGACAATGCGAACCAGAACCAGAAAGACAACGCGAACCAGAACCAGTCAAATAATCCTTCGATTTAA
- the ylbJ gene encoding sporulation integral membrane protein YlbJ, giving the protein MTLKKLGGPLPGLLLACCMMLMLVYPASTLAAALRGLAIWWDVLFPSLFPFFVISEMLLGFGVVHLFGALLDPLMRPLFNIPGSGGFVAAMGYVSGYPVGAKLTAKLREQQLVSRAEGERLVAFTTSSDPIFLLGAVSVGFFHDASLGLVLALAHYGGGLIVGLLMSFHGRGDKYADPQPAEAATAQPASLQPAKGRLRLALSSMAEARRRDGRSFGELLKSSIQSSLQLIIVVGGLVVFFNVLMELLTRAGVMTALFSILGSVLSLAGFPQQLSAALASGFFEVTIGARSAGEAASSIPLQFKAAAAAFILSWGGLSVHAQVASILNGTGLRYLPFMAARLVHGLLAAVLLLLLWKPVAGSGLSAGFSTLPAASGFTGSPGSAFAASLALLGLLLGAALLLSLIIWLLKQFTRRLRQP; this is encoded by the coding sequence ATGACTCTGAAAAAGCTTGGGGGGCCGCTGCCCGGCCTGCTTCTGGCCTGCTGCATGATGCTGATGCTGGTGTACCCGGCCAGTACGCTTGCTGCGGCCCTGCGCGGGCTGGCGATCTGGTGGGACGTGCTCTTTCCCTCACTGTTTCCCTTCTTCGTTATCTCTGAAATGCTGCTGGGCTTCGGTGTGGTTCATCTGTTCGGAGCGCTGCTTGACCCCCTGATGCGCCCGCTGTTCAATATCCCCGGCAGCGGCGGCTTTGTCGCGGCAATGGGCTATGTGTCCGGGTATCCTGTCGGCGCCAAGCTAACCGCCAAGCTCCGCGAGCAGCAGCTGGTCAGCCGGGCGGAGGGAGAGCGCCTCGTGGCATTTACCACCTCCTCAGACCCGATTTTTCTGCTGGGTGCCGTATCCGTCGGCTTTTTCCACGATGCCTCCCTTGGGCTGGTGCTGGCGCTTGCACATTATGGCGGAGGCCTGATTGTCGGCCTGCTGATGTCCTTTCACGGACGGGGGGACAAGTATGCTGACCCGCAGCCGGCAGAAGCAGCGACAGCTCAGCCAGCGTCCCTACAGCCGGCCAAGGGCCGGCTCCGCCTGGCGCTAAGCTCCATGGCCGAAGCCCGGCGCAGGGACGGACGGAGCTTCGGGGAGCTGCTGAAAAGCTCCATCCAGTCCTCCCTGCAGCTTATTATTGTCGTCGGCGGACTGGTGGTATTCTTCAATGTGCTGATGGAGCTGCTTACCCGTGCAGGCGTTATGACTGCACTGTTCAGCATCCTGGGCAGCGTGCTGTCCCTGGCCGGCTTCCCCCAGCAGCTGTCCGCAGCGCTGGCCAGCGGCTTCTTTGAGGTAACCATCGGCGCCCGTTCCGCTGGTGAAGCGGCCTCCTCCATCCCGCTGCAGTTCAAGGCGGCAGCGGCGGCCTTTATCCTCTCCTGGGGAGGATTGTCCGTACATGCCCAGGTGGCGAGCATCCTGAACGGGACCGGCCTGCGCTATCTGCCCTTTATGGCTGCAAGGCTGGTGCACGGCCTGCTGGCGGCAGTCCTGCTGCTGCTGCTCTGGAAGCCTGTTGCCGGCTCAGGTCTGTCCGCCGGCTTCAGTACCTTACCGGCCGCCTCCGGCTTCACGGGATCACCGGGCTCAGCCTTTGCCGCCAGCCTGGCCCTGCTGGGTCTGCTCCTCGGAGCGGCCCTCCTGCTGTCGCTGATAATCTGGCTGCTAAAGCAGTTTACCCGGCGGCTGCGGCAGCCCTGA
- a CDS encoding alpha amylase N-terminal ig-like domain-containing protein gives MPTRWFFHHTAEDPFAFPAGQGALKLRLFVPAGEQLCCTVIHSDRYESPGKEQPLPMEKIGAAGVYEIHEAVIQTATGRCRYIFYAANPAGDYAWYGERGMAGNREHAGAFQYAYVHRPEALALPAWSSGAVVYQIYPSSYNQGNLQGITDRIPYLQELGVTVIYMTPIFESPSGHKYNTSDYYRIDPDFGTADDLKKLVDEAHRHGIRVLLDAVFNHSGDTFFAFRDVLDKGETSRYKDWFFIRSYPVSQHPEPTYETFARAEAHMPKLNMNNPETADYMLAVARHWVREAGIDGWRLDVANEVDPQFWTRLRRELKAEFPELLLIGEIMHASGQWLRGDQFDGGMNYVLREAVLEFFALQSAGPARFMEQLLHIEALYNDQANSAMFQLLGSHDTERFLTACKENGRGWDKQGTALARMKQAVFFQMTYIGIPMIYYGDEIGMEGATDPHCRKPMLWKAEDQNKELYEWYRKLIALRKQHIILQKGAFRPWFTDEARSVIGYMRRWEQDKIAVLINHSPNAYQLELSSIRSDKNVLTELLSGLTIRNNEKIVVELEPFGCMLLY, from the coding sequence ATGCCGACACGCTGGTTCTTCCATCATACTGCTGAAGATCCGTTTGCCTTTCCCGCCGGACAAGGGGCGCTGAAGCTGCGCCTGTTCGTACCTGCCGGCGAGCAGCTGTGCTGCACCGTCATCCATTCCGACCGTTACGAATCACCCGGAAAGGAGCAGCCGCTGCCGATGGAGAAGATTGGCGCAGCAGGCGTTTATGAGATTCATGAGGCGGTTATCCAGACCGCAACCGGCAGATGCCGTTACATATTCTATGCGGCCAATCCGGCGGGAGATTATGCATGGTATGGAGAGAGGGGCATGGCCGGGAACCGTGAGCATGCCGGGGCCTTTCAATATGCCTATGTACACCGGCCGGAAGCGCTGGCGCTGCCGGCATGGAGCAGCGGAGCGGTTGTATACCAGATTTATCCGAGCAGCTATAATCAGGGGAACCTGCAGGGTATTACTGACAGAATCCCTTATCTTCAGGAGCTGGGCGTTACCGTAATCTATATGACGCCGATTTTTGAATCACCGTCCGGGCATAAATATAATACCTCCGATTATTACCGGATTGATCCCGATTTCGGCACTGCAGACGATTTGAAAAAGCTTGTAGACGAAGCCCACCGGCATGGTATCCGGGTGCTGCTGGATGCGGTGTTCAATCATTCCGGGGATACATTTTTTGCATTCAGGGATGTGCTGGACAAGGGGGAGACTTCGCGGTATAAGGACTGGTTCTTCATCCGCTCTTATCCGGTCAGCCAGCACCCGGAACCGACCTATGAAACCTTTGCCAGAGCGGAAGCGCATATGCCCAAGCTGAATATGAACAATCCGGAGACTGCAGATTATATGCTTGCTGTCGCCAGGCATTGGGTGCGTGAAGCAGGAATCGACGGCTGGAGGCTCGATGTGGCCAATGAGGTAGACCCGCAGTTTTGGACCCGGCTGCGCCGAGAGCTGAAGGCAGAATTTCCCGAGCTGCTGCTGATCGGGGAGATCATGCATGCATCAGGCCAGTGGCTGAGAGGCGACCAGTTTGACGGCGGAATGAATTATGTGCTGCGGGAGGCGGTGCTGGAGTTTTTTGCGCTGCAGTCGGCAGGACCGGCACGTTTTATGGAGCAGCTGCTGCATATAGAGGCGCTGTACAATGACCAGGCCAACTCGGCTATGTTCCAGCTGCTCGGCAGCCATGATACTGAACGTTTTTTGACCGCCTGCAAGGAGAACGGGCGCGGCTGGGACAAGCAGGGAACAGCGCTGGCCCGGATGAAGCAGGCTGTCTTTTTCCAGATGACCTATATCGGTATCCCCATGATCTATTACGGTGATGAGATTGGCATGGAGGGCGCGACGGACCCGCACTGCCGAAAGCCGATGCTGTGGAAGGCTGAGGACCAGAATAAAGAGCTGTATGAATGGTACAGAAAACTTATAGCCTTGAGAAAACAGCATATTATCCTGCAAAAGGGCGCATTCCGCCCATGGTTCACCGATGAAGCCCGAAGTGTCATAGGGTACATGCGCCGCTGGGAGCAGGATAAAATCGCTGTGCTGATCAATCATTCACCGAATGCCTATCAGCTTGAGCTGAGCAGCATCCGCAGTGATAAAAACGTGCTGACCGAGCTGCTCAGCGGACTGACAATCCGCAACAACGAAAAAATAGTTGTAGAGCTTGAACCGTTCGGCTGTATGTTGCTGTATTGA
- a CDS encoding M23 family metallopeptidase gives MLALRKRKATWRTVLCLAAALMLCSADRAAASAAGKADPLAARKELYEQMSAATGIPWFRFAAIDQYERTIAKKKSAKEAPDSSRITGISIPAPVWAGPLNPDQADTSPESISFFGGMGYDGSGDGNADPDNDADLLYSMARHLLKYGTSASDFSIGIWEYYHNGRAAQRVNQFARLYEHFGRLDLSGSAFPLPIGNSYAYRSTWGTGRSWGGARIHEGTDLFAPHGMPVRSTCFGIVETKGWNRYGGWRIGIRDIENRYHYYAHLSGYDKSVARGDIVTPGQIVGWVGSSGYGSPGTQGKFPPHLHYGIYRDRGITEWAFDPYPLLKQWENQEYRARKNKKSR, from the coding sequence ATGCTGGCCCTGCGCAAAAGAAAAGCAACTTGGAGAACCGTGCTGTGCCTTGCCGCAGCCCTTATGCTGTGCAGTGCAGACCGGGCAGCCGCCTCTGCCGCCGGCAAAGCGGACCCGCTGGCTGCACGGAAGGAACTATATGAACAGATGAGCGCGGCCACCGGCATTCCCTGGTTCCGCTTCGCCGCGATTGACCAGTACGAGCGGACCATCGCCAAAAAGAAGTCCGCCAAGGAAGCCCCGGACTCCTCACGCATTACCGGTATCAGCATCCCTGCCCCGGTATGGGCCGGGCCGCTGAACCCGGATCAGGCAGACACCTCGCCGGAGTCGATTTCCTTTTTTGGCGGGATGGGCTACGACGGCTCCGGGGACGGCAATGCCGATCCGGACAATGATGCCGACCTGCTCTACAGCATGGCCAGGCATCTGCTGAAATACGGGACCTCCGCAAGTGACTTCAGTATCGGCATCTGGGAGTACTATCATAACGGCCGTGCCGCGCAGCGGGTTAACCAGTTTGCCAGGCTGTACGAGCATTTCGGGCGGCTTGACCTGTCCGGCAGCGCCTTTCCGCTGCCCATCGGCAACTCCTATGCCTACCGCAGCACCTGGGGAACCGGCCGGAGCTGGGGAGGCGCACGTATCCATGAAGGGACAGATCTTTTTGCCCCCCACGGTATGCCTGTACGCAGCACCTGCTTCGGGATTGTCGAGACGAAGGGCTGGAACCGCTACGGCGGCTGGCGGATCGGCATCCGTGATATCGAAAACCGCTACCACTACTATGCGCATTTATCCGGCTACGACAAATCTGTTGCCCGCGGGGATATTGTAACGCCGGGTCAAATCGTCGGCTGGGTCGGCAGTTCGGGCTACGGCAGTCCTGGTACCCAGGGCAAGTTCCCTCCGCATCTGCATTACGGCATCTACCGTGACCGCGGTATTACAGAATGGGCCTTTGACCCGTATCCGCTGCTGAAGCAGTGGGAGAATCAGGAATACCGCGCCCGGAAAAACAAGAAAAGCAGATAG
- a CDS encoding NAD kinase, with protein MRYYVLDRGDELSIKLAEQFHKLAAERGLILDAESPEIVISIGGDGTMLHAFHTFIDQIPNLAFVGVHTGHLGFYADWQAEELPALIDHMCGTTDLPPHKPRIVRYPLLELEIHKKSGSTSHIALNEFTLKGVDGTVVIQVDINDDNFEMFRGDGLCVSTPSGSTAYNKSLGGAMMHPSIDALQISEIASINNRVFRTMGSPLLLPKHHHCDIYSRKEQRLLLTVDHINIPVDDLISVRCQVSDKKISFARYRPFPFWNRVREAFLI; from the coding sequence TTGAGATATTATGTTCTGGACCGCGGAGACGAATTGTCCATCAAACTTGCGGAGCAATTTCACAAGCTGGCGGCGGAGCGAGGCCTGATACTGGATGCAGAATCCCCGGAAATCGTCATTTCGATTGGCGGGGACGGAACGATGCTGCATGCCTTTCACACGTTCATTGATCAGATTCCCAATCTTGCCTTTGTGGGCGTGCATACCGGGCATCTGGGCTTTTATGCCGACTGGCAGGCGGAAGAGCTGCCAGCCCTGATCGACCATATGTGCGGCACCACGGATCTTCCGCCGCACAAGCCGCGTATCGTAAGGTACCCGCTGCTTGAGCTGGAGATCCATAAGAAGTCCGGATCCACCTCCCATATAGCCTTGAACGAATTTACGCTTAAGGGCGTTGACGGGACTGTGGTCATCCAGGTGGACATCAACGATGATAACTTTGAGATGTTCCGGGGCGACGGCCTTTGTGTCTCCACCCCGTCGGGCAGCACAGCCTATAACAAAAGCCTTGGCGGTGCCATGATGCACCCTTCGATCGATGCGCTGCAGATTTCCGAGATCGCCTCCATCAACAACCGCGTGTTCCGCACGATGGGCTCGCCGCTTCTGCTGCCGAAGCATCATCACTGCGATATTTATTCACGCAAAGAGCAGCGCCTTCTTCTGACAGTAGACCATATCAACATTCCAGTTGATGATCTTATCTCTGTCCGCTGCCAGGTGTCAGACAAAAAAATCAGCTTCGCCAGGTACCGGCCGTTCCCCTTCTGGAACCGCGTCCGTGAAGCTTTTCTCATCTAG
- a CDS encoding S41 family peptidase has translation MKPAKMISAVVSGCLALSLVFSPAALAADTAQASSNTDLINEIMQYLESYNVEGVDRDTLIRGAIDGMVNSLDDPYSVYFDQEEAAEFEHQVDLEYVGIGIRLMYIYTSKELYIEEVMPGSPAEQAGLKRGDTILKINGVAISETSGEELAGAAGTKVTLLISRNGASKTIVVTRNAITNASVTGQIVGSNTAYIAITGFSQTADEEFAKVLASMRAAGMKSLVLDLRDNTGGYMDSAYNIASMFIDSGIMMYTAAQDGRLVPETITDGSKIGVPVVVLTNEYTASASEALTGALRDNKLATIVGTRSYGKARIQSLLPVSNGDMLKLTTMKYLTPNKEDFNHVGLAPDIEVQGKTAQLVAALRIAGMTTITLAGDNHILDVNGHAFAGNIGLLKQNNKVYASARVLAALVECDIAWDAKNKKAVFTNGAGKAFGFTLASKEAISKNDETLIDVSAFAKKFPAFTWSYNAAANQLKLSVK, from the coding sequence ATGAAACCGGCAAAAATGATCTCCGCTGTTGTAAGCGGCTGTCTGGCTTTATCCCTTGTCTTCTCACCGGCAGCACTGGCAGCGGATACTGCGCAAGCCAGCTCGAACACCGATCTGATCAACGAGATCATGCAGTATCTCGAAAGCTACAATGTTGAGGGCGTTGACCGGGATACACTGATCCGCGGCGCTATTGACGGCATGGTCAACTCGCTCGATGATCCGTACAGCGTCTACTTTGATCAGGAGGAAGCAGCTGAATTTGAGCATCAGGTGGATTTGGAATATGTAGGCATCGGCATCCGTCTGATGTATATCTATACCTCCAAAGAGCTGTATATTGAAGAGGTTATGCCCGGCTCGCCGGCAGAGCAGGCAGGATTGAAGCGCGGGGATACCATTCTCAAAATTAACGGGGTTGCGATCAGCGAAACTTCCGGCGAAGAGCTGGCAGGAGCAGCCGGAACCAAGGTTACCCTGCTGATCAGCAGAAACGGAGCCAGCAAAACGATCGTCGTTACGCGCAATGCCATTACCAATGCATCTGTGACCGGCCAAATCGTCGGCAGTAATACAGCCTATATTGCCATTACGGGCTTCAGCCAGACTGCCGATGAGGAATTCGCCAAGGTCCTTGCAAGTATGCGTGCAGCAGGCATGAAATCACTGGTTCTTGACCTTCGTGACAACACCGGCGGCTATATGGACTCTGCCTACAACATTGCTTCCATGTTTATAGATTCCGGCATCATGATGTATACCGCTGCCCAGGATGGCCGGCTGGTGCCTGAAACCATTACAGACGGCAGCAAGATCGGGGTTCCGGTCGTCGTGCTCACTAATGAATATACAGCTAGTGCCTCCGAAGCGCTGACCGGTGCTTTGCGTGATAACAAGCTGGCTACCATTGTCGGCACCCGCTCATACGGAAAGGCCCGGATTCAGAGCCTGCTCCCCGTATCTAACGGTGATATGCTGAAGCTGACTACGATGAAATACCTGACTCCGAACAAGGAGGATTTCAACCATGTCGGTCTCGCTCCGGACATTGAGGTTCAAGGCAAAACGGCACAGCTGGTAGCTGCCCTGCGGATTGCCGGCATGACCACAATTACGCTTGCGGGCGACAACCATATCCTGGACGTCAACGGCCATGCTTTTGCCGGAAATATCGGTCTGCTGAAGCAGAATAACAAAGTGTATGCCTCGGCACGCGTGCTGGCTGCCCTTGTTGAATGCGATATTGCCTGGGATGCCAAGAACAAGAAGGCTGTATTTACGAACGGAGCCGGCAAAGCCTTTGGTTTCACCCTGGCCTCCAAAGAAGCCATATCCAAAAATGATGAGACGCTGATCGATGTCAGCGCGTTCGCCAAGAAATTCCCGGCCTTCACCTGGAGCTACAATGCTGCAGCCAATCAGCTGAAATTATCTGTAAAATAA
- a CDS encoding DUF2225 domain-containing protein, which translates to MSELIPLYSIKVICINCEHEFSTSRVRPSLKRAIRRDADFCSYYKDENPDYYVVRVCPSCGFASTENSADKLAEWQRKAFNEQVGSRWQSRDFGGKRTWDTALETYKLALICAQCIQDKSRIIASHLHHIAWMYRYTGDSEQEQRFLRFSLEEYIRVFENDGMGGNDARLMFLIGELHRRVGEYAKAVRWFSRLINDQRIMDAAMIRAAREQWTLLREQMRGEDSDPDGLPSDFIL; encoded by the coding sequence TTGTCAGAATTGATTCCCTTGTATTCGATAAAGGTCATTTGCATTAATTGTGAACACGAGTTTTCCACCTCACGGGTCCGTCCGAGCCTGAAACGGGCCATCCGCCGTGACGCAGATTTCTGCTCCTATTATAAGGATGAGAATCCCGATTACTATGTGGTTCGTGTCTGCCCGAGCTGCGGCTTCGCCTCCACCGAGAACTCTGCTGATAAGCTGGCTGAATGGCAGCGGAAGGCTTTTAATGAGCAGGTGGGGAGCAGGTGGCAGTCCCGTGATTTCGGCGGCAAGCGCACCTGGGATACCGCTCTCGAAACGTACAAGCTTGCGCTGATCTGTGCGCAGTGTATTCAGGATAAATCACGGATAATCGCCAGCCATCTGCACCATATTGCCTGGATGTACCGTTACACGGGGGATTCTGAGCAGGAGCAGCGCTTTCTGCGCTTTTCGCTGGAGGAATACATCCGGGTATTTGAAAATGACGGGATGGGCGGCAACGATGCCCGCCTGATGTTTCTGATCGGCGAGCTGCACCGCCGGGTGGGGGAGTATGCGAAAGCGGTCAGGTGGTTCTCCCGTCTGATTAATGACCAGCGGATTATGGATGCTGCGATGATCCGGGCAGCCCGTGAGCAATGGACGCTGCTCCGCGAGCAGATGCGCGGTGAGGATTCAGATCCGGACGGCCTGCCGTCAGACTTTATCCTGTAG
- a CDS encoding copper amine oxidase N-terminal domain-containing protein yields the protein MKKCSAIIGTSLLALVLSVPAFAAEKPISVYVNGTNLTFPAGTPYLNNNSVLVPFRVVFEKLGMQVLWDAATGTVTGSSPNLTISLKIGSKLATVNGTVKKLTVAPVSSNGTTYIPLRFVAEATGGTAVWDASSRSVKITTAATTAASDEQAITALIKQAIQYYNEEKAVSYYSLVDDADSLTDQVTSLSYFFQSYDIKTTLESLKVLSIQGNEATAYTVEKEIRTGGYYIPDERSEYLYSLVRVNGTWKISEITNEDRTVLLTKEQGMKAATVPQGDAAAIKESLAKYFQAMSAEDASATLAQMYSYDEEYDTDTRASLEEFFSEFDLSYTLNQSNIYYFADGEAAVYAQTTVKDAADGESVDQTMIFIYYQTETGGWMIDDFYYLD from the coding sequence TTGAAAAAATGCTCAGCCATTATCGGGACCAGCCTGCTGGCACTCGTCCTGTCCGTCCCTGCCTTTGCGGCAGAAAAGCCTATTTCGGTCTATGTTAACGGCACTAATCTAACCTTTCCGGCCGGTACGCCTTATCTGAACAACAACTCCGTGCTGGTGCCGTTCCGGGTTGTTTTTGAGAAGCTTGGCATGCAGGTGCTCTGGGATGCCGCAACCGGAACAGTGACCGGCTCCAGCCCAAACCTCACCATTTCCCTCAAGATCGGCAGCAAGCTGGCTACAGTCAACGGTACGGTCAAAAAACTGACGGTTGCCCCTGTATCCAGCAACGGCACAACCTACATTCCGCTCCGTTTTGTAGCTGAAGCCACCGGAGGCACTGCGGTGTGGGACGCCTCCAGCAGAAGCGTGAAGATTACAACCGCCGCCACAACAGCAGCAAGCGACGAGCAGGCTATTACAGCGCTGATCAAGCAGGCTATCCAGTACTACAATGAGGAGAAGGCGGTCAGCTACTATTCCCTTGTTGATGATGCAGACAGCTTAACTGACCAGGTGACCTCGCTCAGTTATTTTTTCCAGAGCTATGATATAAAAACCACGCTTGAATCACTCAAGGTTCTCAGCATCCAGGGGAACGAAGCGACTGCTTACACGGTTGAAAAGGAGATCCGGACCGGCGGATATTATATTCCTGATGAGCGGAGCGAGTATCTGTACAGCCTTGTGCGTGTGAACGGAACATGGAAGATCTCCGAAATCACCAACGAGGACAGAACCGTGCTGCTCACCAAGGAGCAGGGAATGAAGGCTGCAACTGTACCACAGGGCGATGCGGCTGCTATTAAAGAGAGTCTGGCGAAGTATTTCCAGGCTATGTCTGCCGAGGATGCAAGTGCCACACTCGCTCAAATGTACTCCTACGATGAAGAATATGATACGGATACCCGGGCATCCCTGGAGGAATTCTTCAGCGAATTCGACTTAAGTTATACTTTGAATCAATCTAACATCTATTACTTTGCTGACGGTGAAGCTGCTGTCTATGCGCAAACAACCGTCAAGGATGCCGCAGATGGAGAAAGCGTGGATCAGACTATGATCTTCATCTATTATCAGACAGAGACCGGCGGCTGGATGATTGATGATTTCTATTATCTTGACTAG
- a CDS encoding YycC family protein: MKPLQISPETAVTLSKQLGVPLEHLMHMPQHILLQKVAELAKKQTTDAGTEAPPEKEQE; this comes from the coding sequence ATGAAGCCGCTGCAGATTTCGCCGGAAACGGCCGTTACCCTATCCAAACAGCTAGGCGTTCCTCTGGAACACCTGATGCATATGCCTCAACATATTTTGCTGCAGAAAGTCGCCGAGCTGGCCAAGAAGCAGACCACGGACGCCGGAACGGAAGCACCGCCTGAGAAGGAACAAGAATGA
- a CDS encoding globin domain-containing protein produces MNPNQSLYDNLGGAEGLHRLVEVFYSKVQLHPQLSPLFPEDIIPVMEKQFQFLSQFFGGPALFSEQHGHPMMRARHMHVPITPERAEEWLDCMKDALEETGVAEPLRSVVLSRLSGPAHHFVNMPEE; encoded by the coding sequence ATGAATCCAAACCAAAGTTTGTATGACAATCTGGGAGGCGCTGAGGGCCTTCACCGGCTGGTAGAAGTGTTCTATTCCAAGGTGCAGCTTCATCCGCAGCTCAGCCCGTTGTTCCCTGAAGATATCATTCCTGTTATGGAAAAGCAGTTTCAGTTTCTCAGCCAGTTTTTTGGCGGGCCGGCGCTTTTTTCGGAGCAGCACGGACATCCGATGATGCGGGCCAGACATATGCACGTTCCCATCACGCCGGAGCGCGCTGAAGAATGGCTGGACTGCATGAAAGACGCATTGGAGGAGACGGGAGTCGCTGAGCCGCTCCGTTCCGTTGTGCTGAGCCGGCTGTCCGGACCCGCACATCATTTTGTCAATATGCCCGAGGAATAA
- a CDS encoding alpha/beta hydrolase, whose product MDSCLFIHGFTGGEHEISPLSRYMEQHQYRSRTFTLAGHGGGRRELRQSDRYRWLESAEHELNKLLEEQEAVHLIGFSTGALIASHLSVQYRPVVKSLTLLSAPVFPLNPLEIVRTLGSPAMLRNYLSKFGSTPPKATREFQRLVRESFDIYPQITAPTLIVQGTRDHLVKTKSAGFLEQTIPSGQKQVLMVEKSGHMVCHCSDQARVLQKVLHFIKQAETL is encoded by the coding sequence ATGGACAGCTGTTTGTTTATCCACGGCTTTACCGGCGGCGAGCATGAGATTTCTCCGTTGTCCCGATACATGGAGCAGCATCAATACCGTTCCAGAACCTTCACGCTTGCAGGCCATGGGGGCGGCAGGCGGGAGCTCAGGCAATCTGACAGATACCGCTGGCTGGAGAGCGCCGAGCATGAGCTGAACAAGCTGCTGGAGGAGCAGGAGGCTGTGCATCTGATCGGATTTTCCACAGGAGCGCTGATTGCCTCCCATTTGTCTGTGCAGTACCGTCCGGTCGTCAAGTCGCTTACCCTGCTGTCAGCTCCCGTCTTCCCGCTAAATCCGCTGGAGATTGTGAGAACACTGGGCAGCCCGGCTATGCTCAGAAATTATCTCAGCAAATTCGGCTCTACGCCGCCAAAAGCCACACGGGAATTCCAGCGCCTCGTCCGTGAGAGCTTTGATATTTATCCGCAGATTACAGCGCCGACCCTGATTGTGCAGGGCACAAGAGACCACCTCGTCAAAACCAAAAGCGCAGGCTTTCTGGAACAGACGATTCCATCCGGACAAAAGCAGGTGCTGATGGTGGAAAAAAGCGGCCATATGGTCTGCCACTGCAGCGATCAGGCACGGGTACTGCAGAAGGTGCTGCATTTCATCAAACAAGCGGAGACTTTATGA